The stretch of DNA AGAATTCAGGGAATATACCATCGACACACAGTACATTGTCAACAGTTGCACATTTCAGTCTCACACCAACCTATCTATGGGGAAACGGTTCAGCTGCAGCGGTTGACCACACGGTGGAGCTGTGAAACAGGAGAATCGGATCAGAGGGCCTGCCTTTTTCTGTAGTCTCTGTACAACCCCGGAACAGTTGGAACTACAAATCCCAGCTTGCAACAATAAGAGAGATCTGGTTaaatatatgtctgtctgtctactgcacCTAATAGAAGTAGGGTGAAGTTGTTCCTAGAccctgatcttaggtcagttttgcattttctCCACTTATGTTTAAGTTTGGGGGAGAGGAAGCTAATCCTAGAACTTTACTTAAGGAAACTTCAACCACCTAATACTGCCACCTTATAATCTAATAGCGAATGGGTTGCCAACTCCTCTGAGCTCTTGCTACACCTCACatcaattgtttgttttttccaaACTCAGGGATTAGAGGAAGCATATTAGTTAGTGCTAGATAGGACTGTCTGCAACAGGTCCTATACTAGTCACCATGCCCACTTCTCCTTAGCATTTAGCACAGAGGATCGCAGCAGACCACCTATGGATGACAAAAATCAAATCAACCCTACCCCCTACAACCTTTGCCTCCCTTCTTCACTAGTGGGGTTGTGAGAAGATTGGATTTGTGTAAGCAATATGGCAtccagccaatcagagagcatgTTGAAACTATTACCATATTACTTATGTCTATCTTATCCTTTCAGATTTCCACAAGTGCATAGGGTCAGGGGTTGATTTTGGTATACGGTGACAATTCTCACCTAGTCACAGAAACAGAATGATTAGAATGGGCATTATCCTCTAAAAGCAATTAGCTATTGCTGATAGGATCTTAGGTTATTTTAATTGTATCTATTTAAGAATGAAGAATGAATTCTTAAGCACTCCAATGTCCGTGACATTTCCGAGCTCCCTGTGCAGCACATCCAACAGGTTGCCAACCATATCCATTTCCCAATGACATGGGGAACCATGCCTGTTCTGTCCATTCTTTTTCTACACTCCTAACACTGCCTACTCTTCTAGTAACCGCAtaagaaaaggggagagaggggagagcaggtaCGGGACTGTACCTGGTATGATTCTGCTGCAGTGCAGGTAACTGCAACATATCACAGTGCGACAGGGACTCTTACTCGACTTTGTATGTTCTTATAAAGATACTTAATACCCATTATGTTAGCCGCCTCTGTGGCCTCGTCTGATAGAGATGCCAATCTTCGCTAATGCAAGTCTGCCTCACCTCCTGAGCACTCTTACAATCCTATAGATTCAGCTTTAAAAAAACGTAGTACTTAAAGAAATCCTTATGGTTTTCTATTTCCATTGGCAATTCTGTGGTAATGAAAATAGaagcccactgggcaaaaactggttgaatcaacgttgtttccatgtaatttcaacaacaacaaaaaatccatgtGAGGTTGAATCATAAACTTAAGGGaattttctttttcttttacCCAACTTTTTgtctaaatccaatgacatggtgccatttgtttatttcactttgaattcgcattagttgacaactcgaccaaatgtaaatcaaaactaaacATTGAATGAAGTCTGTTCCCAGTGGGAGGAATCTTGATTTATTTTTAGATACATTATAATTGTTATTTTGGATTTATTGAAGGTGATTTTCTATTATTAGAGTGAAGGATTTTTACACTGAAATGTTGTGTGAGAGAAAATGCTGTAAAGACACTGGATTGGAGATACCTTTCTGGTCAAATACAGCTGCTTCTTGAATCAAACTGTGGTTCGTCTCATCTGTTGGTTTGGGGTGGGGGAGAGACCATAAGGGAAGTATTTAACATTAAGCGTCATGGCATCATCGGGGGAAAATCTAAACTAAAGATAATTACTACTTGATATAATATAAGGTGGAGCATATTGAGAAATGGCTGGAGCTTAAGTAATGTAACAAACAATATTCTACAGACCCTATTGATCTAGCACTCGAGTCTATATGTGGTGTTATTTGTTGGATGAATGTTGTCTAAATACCCAGCAGTCCTTTCTAGTCCACACATTTCATTGGTCCCAATGCAGTACACTGTAGGTCTATAAATTACATATTGTCTTTATAGAGAAAAAAAGCTATGCCAATGTAAAAGTGTGGTTGGGAATACTTAGCAGGGTCTGTAGACTTAGTATATGGTGTCATTTAATGGGACTCTGAATAATACGGAGAGTTGCTGGCCTTTTACTGTGGTCAATTAGCTTAAAATGGGGTGCCTGAACAATTTGGTACAAATTTAGCACGGTACAGGAAAAACGTTTGGTCTGTGGGAGGTCTTTGTGCATGCAGGAACAGTAATGTATGCTTTTTTTTTAGAGGGAGAATAGTGTAGGAACACAGATTAAACCAATATCATGATATGCCTTGCTCATATCAAACAGAATCGATATATCAAATTATCGATATTGGTGCCAACCACCACTAAATCACTTCATAATTAAGCATATAGCTTCGTTTCATCAGTCTGCTATATTGTTCAAGCTTAAAACCTTAACTTATTTCAACTAAGTAATTTCCTCCGGTAACTCATGTAAAACCTGCTATGCCATTGTGAGAGTGTATTCACATTGCCCTCTCATAAGACTACTTTAGAGAACAAGCGTGCATAAACACCACAACTGAAGTTCTCAGCGGTGTAAATAGGCCTCCCATGAGAACTTTTTTTTAACCTTGTTTCTGAATGGACCTCTCCCATTTGTCACCAGTTAACATAACACACCATTATTTGGAGTACGCCTGAACCCTCCAAAAGTTTCCTCATCTGGCAAAACACATTTCAGTGTATCCTTGCTTATGTCAACCTTTCCAGTTAACTGAATCAGATGAGCAGCATTTTTCATAGAGCTTAAGATTTCCTCATCTGATAAACCTCTACTCCAACTTTCTGTCTTTAAGTGGTAGTATTCATTCCCAAAATGTTGGGTGTCCGATTTGATTGAGCTGCACCACTGACGCTACATCAGGGTGAAGATAAGAAGCAGGTTCTTTAGCCTCAAGTGTGTACATTTAGCATATTAAGTTGGCAGTCTGAGGGTCTTCTCTGAGCACTTGACATCATTCCTTAATTTAAACTCATTTTACATTGGACAAGAGCATCTGCTATATGACAGAGTGATTTACAGTTGGTGCATTCGTCTTAAGGTGGCTAGGTGAggcaaccacatatcagtcatagtAAGCTACTTTTTTTGGTGAAAATGTACTAACAGCAAGGTCAAAgcaagtagggggggggggttaaagtgTGAGtgttcggttgccagagatgcGACCTagttgttcagtctttttgttctgtagtAGTCGTTCGTTCTAGGTGTGCTATTTATCATACTGGCAGGCAaccttcttatcccttgcttgccaactacggctaacttacagtcacgtcaaatattacagccagaataacagcaaagtttctgcatttgcgtttgtttaagctgttttctagtgacatttatttggatgcatccataacaatgagctcaTGATGCGCGATTTCGACTGgcgtagaaaatgtgctctctcctCAGGACACTGTTTTCATGAGGAGCTAGACATTGTTAGGGTTGcgtaaattcgaatctggtatcaggataaatataacaatgagtcagcgattgtatactatgtattttttattagctaagtaataaatggcaaatgcaactttcgtatatacgggctcactgtaataccacgcagggcagaacagagaactgacaggatgtatgtaaacagtattctttatactgtgataggccaacagacgggttggaactatgtctatcacagtagaggctgggcgtggtttaaacttacCCAGCCTATCACGGACGCTCAGGCGGGTCCCCACCTCTTGGTGCTTCTTGGAGTCCTCCCTCCGTCGATGTATAGATTCTTACTGTTCTGGTATCACCCCCTAATTATAACAGTTGCTCAGTTCctgctattgtgttgttcagtatttttccatctcagttaaacctcgtgatgaccacccctccctatcacaactttgtaagatacagcaagtcacaccatgtgctcaatattgttacatacaaacacaaggacaaagcatctgctgggctgttatctacagttttgcaacatgcaggtcacaccatgttactcagttcttgtcacacacaaacaggcaagtagcaagcagttgtttaatctcataatgatgctccagtgcacaaatgcagacacctcacacaaccaacatcagataatatttaatcatatatatgCTAATGGATATAATGTAAAATACAGAATCCAacaccaacaacacagctaacacaatcacttcaaactgaagctggaaagaatGCAATCTAGCTGCACTTCGTTTTGTtttacctgttttctattgatagttctttgtatatatccataaaaaatgATGCTggttcatgatttcgactggctgagaaaagctgcctgcctgtctcatcctgactcccgacacgttcacattactatggaacagctggggattgaatttgaatattgaaacaatgtgggtctaatcctgaatgctgattggttaaaagcgcattccagccagtgtcgattccacaaattaccaccagctaaatctatgacgttaaaatgcctatttactctgttccatctgactgcctCATCAGCCCAGTCAGGTcaattataaacttgatctccactataaaaagcatctagacatcttttagactaacatttagttttcaacttTGCTGTTTGTCTCTCCTACATTTGCAACATGGTTTCAATTCTCAAATTCAATCTCCAGCTGTTTGGAGGATGGCACTGGTGTTGTtaggcaaaccgtgccaatatatcctccaaacacctgcgtcgagggcattatcacttttatacaatggaTTACTAACatgttcaaataatgattgacagatcttcattaaaaactttattttgatttatttattcataccatttcatccttccacaagatatagtaccgaaacaaatctagggttgctacccaagccggctggtctttcgttctattggttcggttgccagagacgtgacccagtcctgtctttttgttctgtatctatggacataACAGTTCTAAATGTTTCATTGTCATGCTGGCTGGAAACGTTCTTATTGCTAGCTAGTCgcgtcaaacagtgcagacagtagctgcatttgtttaagctgttttttaGTGACGTTtatggatacatccataacaatgagctaatgaggcgcgatTTAGCCTGGCATAGTAAATGTGCTCTCTCTTCAGGTCACTGTTGTTCAGGGGAGCTAACCaaaaacacagctaacacaataacttcaaactgaagctggaaagaatGCAAACTAGCTCCACTTCGTTTCGTTTTACCtttttcaatttacatttctttgtatatatacatacaaatgatgccagctgattcatgatttcaactggCTGAAAAATactgcctacctgtctgtctcatcccgaccCTACATATTCATTACTATGAGACAACTAAACACCGGCTTCgatggcattatcacttaattggAACATGTTTTAAAACCCACATTTGATGCAAATATCTCTTAAATATGAACATATGAATAATGGTTCATGGTTAGACAATTTTCATTTTCCAATATATACAGGTTATTCACACTTTTCTACTATTACATGGGGGGCTTTTATTTTGAACAGTTCTGAAATTCTGTGACCCGGAAGTACTTGTTTAGTGTTGCTGATGTATTTAACAGCAAGGCATAATTCCAAAAAATGTGACTTTTCAGTTGCATGcagagcagtggaggctgctgagaatggctcataataatggcaggaacggagcaaatggaatggcagtaaacacctggaaaccatgtgtttgataccattccaaagaccccgctccagtcattaccacgagcccgttctccccagttaaggtgccaccaacctcctgtgatgcagaCCAGACGTTAGGATTGCGTTCTTGTCAAGGTTTCTCATAATATGCAATTTGCCAATCAAATACATCCCATTATTCAGCTTGTTGGTGCTTGCTTCTGTGCGCAAATCATTTGATCGCTGCCCTTTGAGATTATGTAGCCCGATTCCCTTCACGAAAATAAGATGATAGGGCTAACTGGCATTTATTATTCACGATTTATTTTAACTGCATTACATGGATTGATCTGTGTTTCTATTCCAATAAAAGCACAAATGCATTTTACAGTGGCATATGTAAGCCTATAGCCTACCTAAAACATCCATCATTACATTTCAAGCCATACATTTCATAGAAATGTGTTCCGAATATTGTATGAAATATTCGGACGGTTAAAGGCCGATATTTGGtggtttcattttttttttaaaacacccTTTGTAACATGACTATAGGCCTATAAATGGTAAACATTGTGATTTTAGTGGAACGGTTGGCGTACTCGTTTAAACCCGCCTATAGTCCTTTTATTTCGTTTCTACAGGGTATTttcgttttatatatatatttaaaaaaaacttgtatCCATGTTTTCTTTCTGAGTAACACCAACTTCTGCGATGTAATCGCTTGCATATACAAATTCAAATGGttttgtgtgtctcagtcaaaGCAGTTTCGATCACCAATTAGCTATTATGAGGGTTTCAGCTAGCCAATTTAATGGCTCGTCAAGGCATGAATTGATTGTGACCTatgtccatcactactgtaagCCCAGTACTCTATTCAAACAAATTTAAACACAGcatcttttatttgtattatttttttatttaaactttatttaactaggcaagtcagttaagaacaaattcttatttacaatgacggcccctATCTACAGTAGTAGAATGTATATTATTGAGTTCGATAAAAATATATTCAAAATATGGATGTTTATTAGGCCACTGTAAAGTAGACATATGCCCAATTCAAGGAAAATGGGCCATGCCATATCCAGACTTCCTCGGCTTCCTCAAATATTCATTTACTCTATCTTTTATGCTTTTTCGGGTTGCATCACTCAAGGAGAGAAACATCTGAGACACATTTTTCATGATGAACACTCGGAGATTCACTGGTAAGCCAAATTTGCCTCTGGATCCATCCCAATTGGTATTCTGTGCCCACTCGCGATATCTCTCTTTGGTTACGCATTCTTGGAATAGCACAACAGCATAACGGTCCGGGCGGCCCATGCTGTGCTCGGTGAGCAGTTCGTTACGTTCTGGTGTCAGTCgaggaatggaaatgtcagggtgaacTGAAGAACTGCCTGTCGGAAGTGGAGTTCCGGAGCTCACATGGATTGGCATGAATTGTGACTCCATCTCTTCCCTCGCCTTCTTCAACGAGCcattctctgtctgactctccacCAATGCGGCCTGGCTCTGGACCAATGCATCAGCCGTAGCCCGTATCTCTGCCCTCAGAGAATGTTTCTCTTTCTGCTGGTCTACCTTCAATGACTCGATGTCAGTTTTCAAAGTTTGAATCTGCTCCATGTGCAACTTCATCAGCTGAGCGGAATGGTACTGCGCTGGGCCCCCATCTATCATGGCCTATGATAGAAACAGTAGATGCATTAGCTCACTCAATCTTAACAATCTTAAGTGCCTGTTCTACACAAACGCTGCATACAAACACGTTTTAGGAATCTAGCAAAACTCACCGCTTTCTTTGGAGCCATGCGTTTTTTCATTGGGTCGAAACTAGAGAACAAGAACATACATGGTTAATGTTCTGTAAAACAGAAAGCCTACAATACCTTCAAAAACATATGTTTCATACCGAGCCTTATTCTTATAAATCCACCCAAGTTTCTTCAACTGCCTTCTGACTGTGATTAGAGCAATGTTGATGTTGTGCTGTGATGCCAACAGCTTCCTGATCTCCTTCGCCGATCGCTCATCATCTTCATCAATCAGTGAGTAGATGGCTTGAATAGTCTTGCTGGAAATGGTAAACAATCTAAAAATGTGCAGCATACAGTAAAGACTAACAGTagatgtatttaaacattatgTTTAGCATTATTAGGCGTACTGCAGCCATACTCTACCTGTTCATTTTCCTGGGCTTTCGCGTTCGGCGTAAAACAGGCATCTGACGATAGTGTTTTCGAATAGCACTGTCCGTGACTGTAATCCCCAAATCTAACAGTATTTTTGAAATGTCCTCAGTAGATTTTCCCTTCCTCCTGAAAGCCCTAATCTGATCACTTAAATGAATAGAGATCTTGGTCATGGTGCTAAGTGCTACAGTATAATCAAAGTGCATGAGGACAGCAGGTAGATTGGTACGTAGGACTGGATCCTGAAAGTGAGGACAGTGGGAGGTCTGTATACTTATGTCCTATTATACAACTGGTGGGtctaatgctgattggttaaaagcgcaTTCCAGGCAGTGTCTATTCCAgaagttaccaccagctaaatctatgacgttaaaatgcctatttactctgttccatctgactgcgcaatccactgtctcatcagcccagacAGGCAAGTTATACAATTGATCTCCATTATAAAaaacattatctcacatttcttttagaccaACATGTAGTTTAACAGCAGATATTTGTTTAAATATTGGctcctgtctctctgacatttgcaacattgtttcaatattcaggagaagacaggcaggcagcgtttctcagcctgtcgaaatcatgaatcagcgggcataatttttatggaaatatacaaagaaatgtaaattgaaaaaaAGTAAAACGGAATGAAGTGCATCTAGTTTGTAGTCTTTCCAGATTCAGTTGGCTGTGCTGTTAGCTTGCTCCTCTGAACAGTGTCCTGgggagagagcacattttctatgccaggtgaaatcgcgcctcattagctcattgttatggatgtatccaaataaatgccactagaaaacagcttaaacaaatgcaaatgcagctactgtctGCACTGTTttacgtgactgtaagttagccgtagttggctagctagcaagcaagggataagaacattgccagccagtatgaCAATGgaatccatagatacagaacaaaaagtcTGAACAACTGGGTCGTGTCTCTGATAACCGAACAAATAGAATGAACGACCAgccagcttgggtagcaaccttagatttgtgtcaggactatatctATATCTGGTGAtaggaggatatattggcacggtttgccggccctcgatatatcctccaaacaccagcttcttaGTTATTATCACTCAATTGTTAGCTGAAGTAACACCATTCCAGTTCTTCTCACCCCAAACTCCGCCACTAACACAATTATTCGTTTAATTTGGATGATTACAACTTTCAACGAGACCTGTGctgggtttcccaaaagcattgtAGCACTAAGATAATCTTAACTCCTTTTAAACTAAATGGAAACCCAGCCCATAGAGAACAGACATAATGGACACAGTTTTCAGAAAGCCAGCTCCTTTTTACGGTGCTACCCGTTCCAGGGTTaggacagtaaccagcagatgACTTGAAAATGATCCCAAACCTGACCTATCACATATTTAAGTGATAATACCGGTGTTcagaggatatattggcacgggtgttgttacgGTGCCAATATATCCGCCAAGCACACGCTTCGAGGGCGTTATgcaatgggttaccaacatattcaaataatgattgagaTATTTTAATTAAACTTTATTTTTGTTtattcatccttccacaagatacagTCCCGATACAAATCGTTTGtcgttcgttctattggttcTGTTGCCAAAAACGTGACACAGTCATTAAgtattttgttctgtatctatgggcgCGACCCAGTCTTTCGTTCTATtgtcatactggctggcaacgttcttatcccttgcttacTAGCTTgccaactacggctaatttacagtcacgtcaaacactgcagacagaataacagcaaagtagctgcatttgcgttTGTTTAACCATATATCGTTAACTAGCTCTAGTCAGGAAACAACTTTAAGTACAGAGATCTCATAAAGTCTGCTTGATTAACAAAGCGTCACAGATATTTCAAGGGAAATCAGGTGACAAACCAGTTTTTGAAATGGTGAGTGATGGAACAATATTAGTTGTATATTTATTACATTTGactaatttagcagacactcttatccagagcaactgaGCAATTATGGGTAACGCACTGGCCTGACTGTcttaacaactaggctaccttccgcacCCATTTATACATTTGTTCCATATATAGGCAAGTCATTTAGCCGTTTTAATAAGCTATAAGGTCTCACTTCTACCATTATAAGAGAGTTTTGGTAATGCTGTGCCATCAATTTGTTTGAATGTATTTTCTCTCGTCAACTTTGTAGGACAGTGAGGACAGACGCAGCCTGccactctccttccacactgagccCAAACCAGAGTCACTGgttcctgattgtgacagtggagtcCAGTGTGCAGCGCAGGATCCAGAGATGACATCAGtaaagctggaagactgcagtcaaacactggggCTGATTAAAGATGAAGATGAGGAAGAGATTGTGAAATATATTCCTCATGGTGAGAGAAGCCTCACTCCTGCTCTGATTGTGAAAGTGCTTTATTACAAACCCTAAACTAACCATTATCAGAGAGTTCACACAAGAGAGAAACCATACCATTGGTCTGACTGTGGGGAGGGTTTCTCTCAAATGGATTCCTTAAAAGAGGTACATTTGACACATTTGCCAGAAAATACACACAGAATATACAGTTGatggagttggtggaataatcctttaattcattgccacttactcagctgggccaggggcgctttaattaggtcaggtggaaatatcagacagatctcaactccataaaaggaggaaattgCCATCGCCTGAGCTCactgctttctcttccttaactgcgtctgatccagaagttctgtgcgtccatgaatccaCGTAAGTCCACCGACTCTGTTATCTTTCATCTGAACTATCTGTTGCGATCCGGACAGTGGGCCATCAGTTATTGTTAATAGTTATTTCCGCAGAGCGTGGCTTGGAGCGCACGCTTCAAACATATTGTGTAATGGGAATTCTCAATGATCACGGCCCTACGGATCCTCATAGGCCAATTATGCAATCGATATGGTTAATATGTAATGAAATTGATTACATGTACACATGAAGACAATTGAAAGGgagaaatgtcattgtttgctAACTGATGGACTTTGATATCAAACTATTCCATTCCTCTGTTACCTGGcacgtgaccacctgttcactttcactgtcagtcatcctacctgtccagctacccacacagattccactaatctttcatttacatacacttaggttggatcccttaacttgtttttcaaccactccacaaattacttgttaacaaaatatagttttggcaagtcggttaggacatctactttgtgcatgacacaagtaatttttccaacaattgtttacagacagattatttcacttataattcactgtatcacaattccagtgggtcagaagtttacatacactaagttgattgtgcctttaaacagcttggaaaattccagaaaatgatgccatggctttagaagcatcatttgagtcaattggaggtgtacccggaggtgtacccgtggatgtatttcaaggccacccttcaaactcaatgcctctttgcttgatatcatgggaaaatcaaaagaaatcagccaagacctcagaacgaagtctggttcatccttgggagcaatttccaaacgcctgaaggtaccacgttcatctgtacaaacaattgtacgcaagtataaacaccgtggtaccactcagccatcatacctctcaggaaagagacgcgttctgtctgctagagatgtacgtactttggtgtgaaaagtgcaaatcaatcccagaacaacagcaaaggaccttctgaagatgctggagggaacaggtacaaaagtatctatatccacggtaaaaagagtcctatatcgacataacctgaaaggccgctcagcaaggaagaagccactgctccaaaccagtcataaaaaagccagactacggtttgcaactgcacatggagaaatgtcctctggtctgatgaaacaaaaatagaagtgtttggccataatgaccattgttatgtttggaggaaaaagggggaggcttgcaagctgaagaacaccatcccaaccgtgaatcacgggggtgtcagcatcatgttgtgggggtgctttgctgcaggagggactggtgcacttcacataacagatggcatcatggggtAGGAACattttatgtggatatattgaagcaacatctcaagacatcagtcaggaagttaatgcttggtttcaaatgggtcttccaaatggacaatgaccccaagcatacttccaaagttgtggcaaaatggcttaaggacaacaaagtcaaggtaatggagtggccatcacaaagccctgacctcaatcctatagaaaagttgtgggcagaactgaaaaagcatgtgcaagcacggaggcctacaaacctgactcagttacaccagctctgtcaggaggaatgggccaaaattcacccaacttattgtgggaagtttgtggaaagctacccaaaacgtttgacccaagttaaaccatttaaaggcaatgctaccaaatactaattgagtgtatgtaaacttctgacccactgggaatgtgatgaaagaaataagagctgaaataaatcactctactattattctgacatttcacattcttaaaataaagtggtgatcctaactgacctaagacagggactttttattaggattaaatgtcaggaattgtgaaaaacggggtttaaatgtatttggctaaggtgtatgtaaacctgaGCTGCAAAGATTAGACTCTAACAAACACTTCTCACCTTATAGGTGAAGTTGAGGGAGTAAAAATGATTTAAATAAACTGTTCCACACTTGTAATCTCATTGTTCTTCATtaagaatggtagactactactAGAGTGCCCAACTGGTTGTCACGCCtgcttgctccctccctccctccttccctccttccctccctccctccagcgctCGGCGTCGCCAGTCTACaaaccaccggtcctgggaacCATCA from Oncorhynchus kisutch isolate 150728-3 linkage group LG28, Okis_V2, whole genome shotgun sequence encodes:
- the si:dkey-77f5.3 gene encoding uncharacterized protein si:dkey-77f5.3, which translates into the protein MHFDYTVALSTMTKISIHLSDQIRAFRRKGKSTEDISKILLDLGITVTDSAIRKHYRQMPVLRRTRKPRKMNSKTIQAIYSLIDEDDERSAKEIRKLLASQHNINIALITVRRQLKKLGWIYKNKARFDPMKKRMAPKKAAMIDGGPAQYHSAQLMKLHMEQIQTLKTDIESLKVDQQKEKHSLRAEIRATADALVQSQAALVESQTENGSLKKAREEMESQFMPIHVSSGTPLPTGSSSVHPDISIPRLTPERNELLTEHSMGRPDRYAVVLFQECVTKERYREWAQNTNWDGSRGKFGLPVNLRVFIMKNVSQMFLSLSDATRKSIKDRVNEYLRKPRKSGYGMAHFP